One genomic window of Diospyros lotus cultivar Yz01 chromosome 8, ASM1463336v1, whole genome shotgun sequence includes the following:
- the LOC127808511 gene encoding uncharacterized protein LOC127808511, with protein MPHRTGSKPMREIAYQMGGKNGHEPNLAEMWFSTRKKGEKLVEPKEQETYDQLVQTIQSNPEMSNLEIIETCFGPQVKNHVLLYGGGVRPKELKLASSSKNELEEENKMLKDRVKALEDAFKEFMQFRSQDQPSTSQSIEVSEATRL; from the exons ATGCCCCATAGGACCGGAAGCAAACCAATGCGAGAGATTGCATACCAAATG ggAGGCAAAAATGGTCATGAACCCAATTTAGCAGAAATGTGGTTTTCAACTAGGAAGAAAGGTGAGAAGTTGGTGGAGCCGAAAGAACAAGAAACATAT GATCAACTAGTTCAAACCATCCAATCGAATCCTGAAATGTCAAATCTTGAAATTATTGAGACTTGTTTTGGCCCCCAAGTCAAGAATCATGTTCTTTTGTATGGTGGCGGGGTGAGACCTAAAGAATTAAAACTTGCATCTTCAAGCAAGAATGAACTGGAAGAAGAGAACAAGATGCTTAAAGACCGGGTGAAAGCTCTAGAAGATGCATTTAAAGAATTTATGCAATTTAGGAGTCAAGATCAACCTTCTACATCTCAATCTATTGAG